Proteins co-encoded in one Arachis hypogaea cultivar Tifrunner chromosome 11, arahy.Tifrunner.gnm2.J5K5, whole genome shotgun sequence genomic window:
- the LOC112722626 gene encoding rhamnogalacturonan I rhamnosyltransferase 1: MCRPERTSSSSSSSNCQDLVWMGVRVEKGGRGSSNGSSSSVAAASRSRMKMWMIRATTSVLVWTCVVQLTTLGEMWGPRVLKGWPSCFTHDSSSSSAVSALDFDSQLLPSPRPVLLPPKRVYKNNGYLMVSCNGGLNQMRAAICDMVAIARYLNVTLIVPELDKTSFWADPSEFQDIFDVDHFITSLRDEVRILKELPPRLKLRVERGMVYTMPPISWSDISYYKNQILPLIQKYKVVHLNRTDARLANNGQPLDLQKLRCRVNFSALRFTPQIEELGRKVIKLLRQNGPFMVLHLRYEMDMLAFSGCTQGCNSDEVEELTRMRYAYPWWKEKIINSDLKRKDGLCPLTPEETALTLRALDIDRNIQIYIAAGEIYGGERRMASLAKDYPKLVRKETLLEPSDLQFFQNHSSQMAALDYLVSLESDIFVPTYDGNMAKVVEGHRRYLGFKKTILLNRKLLVDLIDQYHNGVLDWDTFSSAVKRAHADRMGSPTKRLVILDKPKEEDYFYANPQECLESSVDLLSST, translated from the exons ATGTGCAGGCCGGAGAGgaccagcagcagcagcagcagcagcaattgCCAAGATTTAGTGTGGATGGGTGTGAGGGTGGAGAAGGGAGGGAGAGGCTCTTCTAACGGTTCGTCGTCGTCGGTGGCGGCAGCGTCGAGATCGAGGATGAAGATGTGGATGATTAGGGCGACGACGTCGGTGCTTGTCTGGACCTGCGTGGTGCAGTTGACGACGCTGGGTGAGATGTGGGGTCCAAGAGTCTTGAAGGGTTGGccttcttgtttcactcatgattcttcttcttcttctgctgtcAGTGCCCTTGATTTCGATTCCCAACTACTTCCGTCTCCGCGTCCCGTTCTTCTCCCTCCCAAGa GAGTTTATAAGAACAATGGATACTTGATGGTGTCGTGCAATGGAGGACTCAACCAAATGAGAGCAGCG ATATGTGACATGGTGGCCATTGCCAGATATCTAAATGTCACGCTTATCGTCCCTGAACTCGATAAAACTTCCTTCTGGGCTGACCCTAG TGAGTTCCAAGACATATTTGATGTTGATCATTTTATTACATCCTTGAGAGATGAGGTCAGGATATTGAAAGAGTTGCCTCCTAGACTCAAGCTGAGAGTGGAAAGAGGAATGGTTTACACCATGCCCCCAATTAGTTGGTCTGACATTTCTTACTATAAGAATCAG ATTCTGCCCCTGATACAAAAGTACAAAGTTGTGCATTTAAATCGAACCGATGCTAGGCTGGCAAATAACGGTCAACCTCTGGACCTTCAGAAGCTGCGATGCCGTGTTAATTTTAGTGCTCTGAGATTTACTCCTCAGATAGAGGAGTTGGGCAGAAAGGTCATCAAGCTTCTGAGGCAAAATGGTCCATTTATGGTGCTTCATCTGAGGTATGAAATGGATATGTTGGCGTTTTCTGGCTGTACTCAAGGTTGCAACAGTGATGAGGTGGAAGAGTTGACAAGGATGAG ATATGCTTATCCCTGGTGGAAAGAAAAAATAATCAACTctgatttgaaaagaaaagatgGCCTATGCCCTTTGACACCCGAGGAGACTGCTCTAACGCTTAGGGCTCTTGACATTGATCGGAACATTCAAATCTACATTGCAGCTGGAGAAATATATGGCGGGGAAAGGAGAATGGCTAGTCTTGCAAAGGACTACCCAAAATTG GTCAGGAAGGAAACACTGTTGGAACCATCTGACCTTCAGTTCTTCCAGAATCATTCATCTCAAATGGCGGCATTGGATTATCTTGTCTCATTAGAGAGTGATATATTTGTCCCCACATACGATGGAAATATGGCCAAAGTAGTTGAGGGCCATCGCAG ATACCTTGGGTTCAAGAAGACGATATTGTTGAACAGAAAGCTCCTAGTTGATCTGATAGATCAGTACCATAATGGAGTACTGGACTGGGATACATTCTCTTCAGCCGTAAAGAGAGCTCACGCTGATCGTATGGGTAGTCCAACCAAAAGGTTGGTAATCCTCGACAAGCCCAAAGAAGAGGATTATTTTTATGCGAACCCACAGGAGTGTTTAGAATCATCAGTTGATCTGCTGAGTAGTACGTAG